A genomic segment from Glycine max cultivar Williams 82 chromosome 1, Glycine_max_v4.0, whole genome shotgun sequence encodes:
- the LOC100807106 gene encoding pathogenesis-related thaumatin-like protein 3.5, with protein MASSTQFSTTLVTLCLFQFLAGSYSTTFTIVNKCSYTVWPGILSGAGTSPLPTTGFVLQPGESNVIAVPAAWSGRLWGRTFCTQDATGKFSCVTGDCGSSAVECNGGGAAPPATLAEFTLNGAGGLDFFDVSLVDGYNLPMIVEPQGGTGAGNCTATGCVVDLNTPCPAELMVMSSGEGVACKSACEAFDDPQYCCSGAYATPDTCKPSSYSQFFKSACPRAYSYAYDDGSSTFTCATADYTITFCPQPSTSSIKSGNGKYPMAVDNSGANVDVRTNNVMAVIASVLVAFVATQLGVPSLPKLH; from the exons ATGGCATCCTCAACTCAATTCTCCACCACTCTTGTTACACTATGTCTCTTCCAATTCCTAGCAG GTTCGTATTCAACGACATTCACGATTGTGAACAAGTGCAGCTACACAGTTTGGCCCGGCATTTTATCCGGCGCCGGAACCTCGCCGCTCCCCACCACCGGCTTCGTCTTACAACCAGGCGAGTCCAACGTGATCGCCGTGCCGGCCGCCTGGTCCGGCCGCCTCTGGGGGCGGACCTTCTGCACCCAAGATGCCACAGGAAAATTCTCCTGCGTCACCGGCGACTGCGGCTCCTCCGCCGTGGAATGCAACGGCGGAGGAGCCGCCCCGCCGGCCACGCTGGCGGAATTCACCCTGAACGGCGCCGGCGGGCTGGATTTCTTCGATGTGAGCCTCGTGGACGGTTACAACCTCCCCATGATCGTGGAGCCACAGGGCGGAACCGGCGCCGGAAACTGCACCGCCACGGGGTGCGTGGTGGATTTAAACACGCCGTGCCCGGCGGAGCTGATGGTGATGAGCAGCGGAGAGGGCGTGGCGTGCAAAAGCGCGTGCGAAGCTTTCGACGATCCACAGTACTGCTGTAGTGGCGCTTACGCGACGCCTGACACATGCAAACCCAGTTCATACTCGCAGTTCTTTAAGAGCGCGTGCCCACGCGCTTATAGTTACGCTTATGACGATGGCTCCAGCACCTTCACTTGCGCCACAGCGGATTATACCATCACTTTCTGCCCACAACCATCCACtag TTCGATTAAATCGGGAAATGGGAAATACCCAATGGCGGTGGACAATTCGGGTGCTAATGTAGACGTAAGAACAAACAATGTTATGGCGGTGATTGCTTCTGTTTTGGTGGCATTTGTGGCAACTCAATTAGGTGTCCCTTCACTGCCAAAGTTGCATTAA